A genomic region of Eucalyptus grandis isolate ANBG69807.140 chromosome 5, ASM1654582v1, whole genome shotgun sequence contains the following coding sequences:
- the LOC104443664 gene encoding E3 ubiquitin-protein ligase HOS1: MEAKRLSNGPVAASPDGGARARSLQPSYGSRAVREALEHLASVDLVDLCNEAKIERCRATRDLRSCARYVHDVLSSCGHASLCGECSQRCDHCPICRTQIPKSGNRLRVRLYYECIEAGLISKRHDERFQEREDENQLNADVQRLYSLFDVALENNLASLICHYVTDVCMDESAVSSDPVTAFLLDEVVVKDWCKRTFSNIVAELRGIYNLELKDMKSRLSLLLRYSAQLAGMSNVLEVLESSFKGSLSPQLHDLHHLHESILKTKQHMEIMMWCIRHEFLATLGSRYANYEQWRASFRERKSAAIKRSWPDAVNLSAESGGQEGSLFIEDAVANLEIIEEGTNEMGEESELFSLQKNGGSLFLRAKVEGLSGCYPFENLRAAADMLFLYGSSDLVVAKRAIFLYYLYDRHWTLPDELWRNIVDDFAASFGVTRHLLLESLTFYLLDNHSDDALKEACHLLPEISGPTTHPKIAQVLLERGMPDTALMVLRWSGRDGGSQLISIAEAVTAVRVRVECGLLTEAFTYQRALCSKVRERKLKYEAVVDPSDAMKAEWRTWVGWMEILVTEICCLSIRRKLVDRMIELPWNSDEEKHLRKCLMDYTTDDPSTIIGNLLVVFYLQRHRYSEAYQVDCELQRLEQEFAATTSANQDVLSRMQAASHWRTELVDKCIELLPEVQQQQIKSGKLPEFAITSEDAHIPEECDLPLERRPIPYGSSIPLAVDSSVILNEVMTPSSKRSDLENPIKVLVSNTNFAVGLGNTDWSSVSGESLLLNTERGSKLLGRSLKNDTSTSGAFDFKPASPLQRFSRGSPKFCQKNWPQGNLPDHISSIVELNGFSDQVQRSSHLHSQTPMANPQPSPASHRSQLRSSKQDLPKTVSGKRVHSEANGVPWNAVSSDDLMDISWSGEKSFAVEDENQARALRWRSDETSDEEEEPHQQRPVGTTPYRTPVTAIRRSRFARR, translated from the exons ATGGAGGCGAAGCGGCTGAGCAACGGGCCGGTCGCGGCCTCGCCGGACGGCGGCGCCCGCGCGAGATCTCTGCAACCTAGCTACGGAAGCAGAGCTGTCCGG GAAGCACTGGAACACCTAGCTTCTGTTGATTTGGTTGACTTGTGCAATGAGGCGAAGATTGAGCGGTGCCGGGCAACTAGAGACTTGAGGAGTTGTGCCCGCTATGTACATGATGTTTTAAGCTCCTGCGGTCATGCATCCTTGTGTGGGGAGTGTAGCCAACGTTGCGATCATTGTCCGATATGTAGAACTCAAATACCCAAAAGTGGCAACAGACTTCGGGTTCGACTGTACTATGAGTGTATCGAGGCTGGCCTTATCTCGAAAAGACATGATGAGAGATTTCAAGAGCGAGAAGATGAGAACCAGCTGAACGCGGATGTTCAACGTCTATATTCTTTGTTCGATGTAGCATTGGAGAATAATTTGGCTTCTTTGATATGCCACT ATGTTACAGATGTTTGTATGGATGAAAGTGCTGTATCTAGTGATCCCGTCACCGCGTTCTTGCTTGATGAAGTGGTTGTGAAGGATTGGTGCAAGCGAACATTCAGTAACATTGTGGCAGAGCTTCGAGGCATAT ATAAccttgaattgaaggatatgaaAAGCAGGTTGAGTTTGCTTCTTAGGTATTCTGCTCAGCTGGCTGGCATGTCTAATGTACTAGAAGTTTTGGAGTCGTCGTTCAAGGGAAGTCTTTCCCCGCAGTTGCATGACTTGCACCATCTTCATGAGAGCATATTGAAGACTAAACAG CATATGGAGATTATGATGTGGTGCATACGGCATGAATTTTTAGCAACACTGGGGTCTCGGTATGCTAATTATGAACAATGGCGTGCCTCCTTCCGAGAGAGAAAATCAGCTGCAATAAAGCGTTCATGGCCTGATGCCGTAAATCTCTCCGCAGAATCTGGTGGACAGGAAGGTTCCCTTTTCATTGAAGATGCTGTAGCAAATCTTGAGATAATTGAGGAAGGTACAAATGAAATGGGAGAGGAGTCAGAGCTCTTTTCTTTGCAGAAAAATGGAGGCTCCTTGTTCCTCAGGGCTAAGGTAGAAGGGCTGTCTGGATGCTATCCATTTGAAAACCTTCGTGCTGCAGCTGACATGTTATTTTTATATGGAAGTTCTGATTTGGTGGTTGCAAAGCGGGCAATT TTTCTCTATTACCTCTATGATCGTCACTGGACATTACCTGATGAACTCTGGAGAAACATCGTAGATGACTTTGCAGCATCTTTCGGCGTAACTAGGCATTTATTGCTGGAGTCCCTAACGTTTTATCTCTTGGACAATCACTCAGACGATGCTTTGAAG GAAGCTTGTCACCTTCTTCCAGAGATCTCGGGCCCAACGACTCATCCTAAGATTGCCCAAGTTTTGTTAGAGAGAGGAATGCCAGATACAGCCCTGATGGTTTTACGTTGGTCTGGACGCGATGGTGGATCACAGTTAATCTCGATTGCTGAGGCCGTTACTGCAGTTCGAGTGAGGGTGGAGTGTGGGCTGCTTACTGAGGCATTTACTTATCAGAGAGCGCTTTGTTCCAAAGTCAGGGAAAGGAAGCTTAAGTATGAAGCTGTTGTTGATCCATCCGATGCCATGAAAGCTGAATGGAGGACTTGGGTGGGATGGATGGAAATTTTGGTCACTGAAATATGTTGCCTTTCCATCAGGAGAAAGCTCGTAGATCGGATGATAGAGTTGCCATGGAACTCTGACGAGGAGAAGCATCTTCGCAAGTGTCTAATGGATTATACAACTGATGACCCCTCAACTATCATTGGAAATCTTCTTGTTGTTTTCTATCTCCAG CGCCACAGGTATTCTGAGGCATACCAAGTTGATTGTGAGCTACAGCGCCTGGAGCAGGAATTTGCAGCGACCACTTCAGCTAATCAAGACGTGTTATCTAGAATGCAAGCAGCTAGTCACTGGAGAACAGAGCTAGTG GATAAGTGTATAGAGTTGTTGCCAGAGGTGCAGCAGCAACAAATAAAGAGCGGCAAGTTGCCCGAGTTTGCCATCACCTCTGAAGATGCTCATATACCTGAAGAATGTGATCTTCCTCTTGAACGAAGGCCCATTCCTTACGGTTCTTCAATTCCGTTAGCCGTGGATTCTTCTGTTATATTGAATGAGGTCATGACGCCTTCCTCAAAACGATCTGACTTGGAGAATCCTATTAAAGTACTTGTGTCCAACACCAATTTTGCAGTTGGACTTGGTAACACTGACTGGTCTTCAGTTTCGGGGGAGTCATTGCTTTTGAATACAGAAAGAGGCTCTAAGCTTCTTGGCAGAAGTTTAAAAAATGATACGTCAACATCTGGAGCTTTTGATTTCAAACCCGCCTCACCATTGCAAAGGTTTTCCAGAGGTTCGCCCAAGTTTTGCCAAAAGAATTGGCCCCAGGGCAATTTGCCTGATCATATTTCGTCAATAGTAGAACTAAATGGATTCAGTGACCAAGTCCAGAGAAGTAGTCATTTACACTCTCAAACACCAATGGCGAATCCTCAGCCTTCACCTGCCAGCCACCGTAGTCAATTGAGAAGTTCTAAGCAGGACCTGCCCAAGACAGTATCTGGCAAAAGGGTCCATTCAGAGGCCAATGGTGTACCTTGGAATGCTGTTTCTTCAGATGATCTAATGGACATCTCTTGGAG